In Salmo salar chromosome ssa03, Ssal_v3.1, whole genome shotgun sequence, a single genomic region encodes these proteins:
- the LOC106600831 gene encoding extracellular matrix organizing protein FRAS1, whose amino-acid sequence MEIQLNLALAGHCLVRDGQCLVRDGQCLVSDCQCFVRDGQCLVIDGQCLVRDGQCLVRDGQCLVRDGQCLVRDGQCLVRDGQCLVKDGECLVRDGQCLVRDGQGFVRDGQCLVSDGQCFVRDGQCLVRDGQCLVRDGQCFVRDGQCLVRDGQCLVRDGQCLVRDGQCLVRDGQCLVRDGQCLVKDGECLVRDGQGFVRDGQGFVRDGQGLVRDGQCFVRDGQCLVRDGQCLVRDGQCFVRDGQCFVRDGQCLVRDGQCFVSDGQCFVRDGQCFVRDGQCLVRDGQCFVRDGQCFVRDGQNAPICPSVCLFLLFQMTVDQPDQLQV is encoded by the coding sequence ATGGAAATTCAGTTAAACTTGGCGTTAGCAGGGCACTGTTTAGTCAGGGATGGTCAGTGTTTAGTCAGGGATGGTCAGTGTTTAGTCAGTGATTGTCAGTGTTTCGTCAGGGATGGTCAGTGTTTAGTCATAGATGGTCAGTGTTTAGTCAGAGATGGTCAGTGTTTAGTCAGAGATGGTCAGTGTTTAGTCAGAGATGGTCAGTGTTTAGTCAGGGATGGTCAGTGTTTAGTCAGAGATGGTCAGTGTTTAGTCAAAGACGGTGAGTGTTTAGTCAGGGATGGTCAGTGTTTAGTCAGGGATGGTCAGGGTTTCGTCAGGGATGGTCAGTGTTTAGTCAGCGATGGTCAGTGTTTCGTCAGGGATGGTCAGTGTTTAGTCAGGGATGGTCAGTGTTTAGTCAGGGATGGTCAGTGTTTCGTCAGGGATGGTCAGTGTTTAGTCAGGGATGGTCAGTGTTTAGTCAGAGATGGTCAGTGTTTAGTCAGAGATGGTCAGTGTTTAGTCAGGGATGGTCAGTGTTTAGTCAGGGATGGTCAGTGTTTAGTCAAAGACGGTGAGTGTTTAGTCAGGGATGGTCAGGGTTTCGTCAGGGATGGTCAGGGTTTCGTCAGGGATGGTCAGGGTTTAGTCAGGGATGGTCAGTGTTTCGTCAGGGATGGTCAGTGTTTAGTCAGGGATGGTCAGTGTTTAGTCAGGGATGGTCAGTGTTTCGTCAGGGATGGTCAGTGTTTCGTCAGGGATGGTCAGTGTTTAGTCAGGGATGGTCAGTGTTTCGTCAGCGATGGTCAGTGTTTTGTCAGGGATGGTCAGTGTTTCGTCAGGGATGGTCAGTGTTTAGTCAGGGATGGTCAGTGTTTCGTCAGGGATGGTCAGTGTTTCGTCAGGGATGGTCAGAATGCACCTATCTGCCCCTCGGTCTGCCTGTTTCTTCTCTTTCAGATGACTGTGGATCAACCTGACCAACTGCAAGTTTGA